CACTATATTTCTCATATTCTCCATCAGTCAGGAGTTGTTTCAAAATGGAGAACTGGAAAGCTCCTCGGGTGCTGTAACCCTCTGACCCTTTACCTGTCTTCACTTCATCAACCACATCAGGACCAATCATTTTGGTCACATAGTCCTGTACAGCTGGCAGTAAGAGCTTTGTGAACTCTTCAGCTTTATTTAGGCACTGGTCTCGGTTATGAAATAAGTCTATGAAGTCAGTAAGGTACTTGTTCTTAGACTGTTCCAGACACTTCCTTGGGTCGTTGAATGCAATGAAATCATCATGTTTCTTTTGAAATGTTCTTGCTGCTATGCCACAGATGTGCGTCTTCAGTTTAACCTCACATTCCTCAGAAACTTtacgtttcttgttttgttgtgaTGTTTGATCAATTATTTCAAGCAGCTCTTTGATGTAAGTGTCATGGTAATCTGTTTTGCTTTTCACCTTCTGGGTTATAAACTCCTGACACTTTTTTATGATGTTGTCACACAACTCTTGCAGTTTCATCCTGAGATGGTCTCTATTCAAGCGCATCACAAAGCCTGTAGTCTTCTGCCACCAATCCCCTGGCTCTACAACAAAGGGTGTCTTCCCACAATCAACCAAGCTGTTTCCAACCAACATACTATTGACGTAACCCGACCTCATAGATAAATGGTCATGTAAAATTCTGAAGGCATCCTGAGCAACATGTCTTCTTGAGAGTCCTCTGAATTTGATCTCAGACAGAGTTTTCTTCCACATTCTTTCAAACACTTCTCTGAGGGCCTCATCCGACAGGACAGATTTGTTCTGTTTACAGGTTTGAAGCAAAGCCAGCACTTTTTTTTCTAGTATACTTGCTTGTGAGCACTTGATGTCATCAAGTTCTGTCATTCCCTCTTTGATTTCAACAGCTTCTTGTAGTTTGTTCCTcactgtgttttctgtctctcgtCTCAGTGTTTTGGCACTGGACACAAAGTCCTCCTTGAATTTTTCCACCAGATTGACATGGTCATCTTGTTTTTCAAAGTATTTCACTAGATTGTCTTGTATTTCCTTTTCTCCCAATGACAGTTTCCCAGATGCTTCTCTCATCAAGACTTGTAGCACATCTCTTATGGACCTCTGGGGATGTTGATCTGTCATGACAATATTGGATATTTTAGTTTCAGCACTCACCATCCAGTTATACATCTCCTTCTGGAAGGTCCATTCCCAACCATTGTACTCAGAGCATAATCTGGTGTATGCATCTGCAACCAAGCTGTTTCTGAAACTAAAGATGAATTTCTCAAATTTCACTGCCTCCCACAAGCTTTGTGTCCACTTCAGGAAATGTGTCAAGTCATCATTTCTCTGACAGATTCTGAAATCTTTCATCAAGGTCTTCTTGAAGTTGTACACAGCCTCAATGTAGCCTGCATTGACTGGAGCCATAGGGGGAGTCCCATGCCAGAGTCCTGGGATGTAGCAGCAGCTTGTGTCTGGATCATACTCCATCACATCAGTGAACTTGGTGATATTCTCCTTCTTCTCCATTCTGGCTGCTGCCTGCGTCATTTCATTCAACTGTTCCAACAACTTCTTCCTGTCCCTCATGTTGTTGTCATGAGCAGACACGTCTGACACATTCTGGTGCACAAAATGACATATCGGCTTCTTCCCCACTTCCTTCATCCTGATAAAAGCATGAACAACAATCTGCAGAATGTCTTTCATCTCTGTGGAGTTCTCCATGGCCATGTTGATGATAGTGACATCACTGAGTCCAATCACCAGTGTTGCCAATTCATTTTCATGTTCATAGCTATCATCTAGTTGAGACAACTCTGGTGATTTCAACCCCTCTGTGTCAATCACCATGATGAAGTCACATTTCAGCTCCTCCTTGAGGTCTTTGTGGACTTTAATCAGTAGCATGAAGGCCCCTCTGGTGCATCTTCCACTGCTGACAGCAAACTGGACCCCAAACATGGTGTTGAGGAGAGTGGACTTCCCAGTGCTTTGAAGCCCTAAAACTGTGACCACCCGGATCTTGCTGTTGGAGTCCACAAGAGTATGAAGTTGAGTCAGTACAGATGATATCCATTTCAGAGGGATATTTGATGCATCTCCATCCAGAAGCTCAATGGGGAAACCATCCAACAGCATCTGAGCACACAATCCAGGGAGATGCTCCATCTGTTTCCTTTGAGGACTGTCTTCAGGGAGGGAGCAGGAAGCTTCATATAACTGGCCCAACTCACGCAGGAAGTGTTCAAGTCCCAGGGAACAGTCAGATAACTGCTTATCCAAATCTTTAATGTCATATTTTTTCTCCTGAGAATTTTGGCAAAGATCTTTGTACCGGTCCCTCAAAGCAGACAGGTTCTGCCGTGACAGATTGTCCAGATTTATCCGCATCCATCTGAGGAAATAGGAACGCTCCGCTCCTGATCTTGACATTCCTAACATAAAGCTAGCCATTGCATCTGACATGTCAAATGTATGTtgcttctctctcagctcttccTCCTTTTTCTTCAGAGAGCTCTTGTAGTGTTCAATGTTTTGATCCCCTGCTTTTCTCAGtctacatctctctttctccaaatGGGAAAGCTCTTTCCAGATTTGTCCTTGTAAAGGTAGCGTTTCATTTTTGAATTTAATTGTGTCTGTGATGTTCCTGGTGATTTCATCTGCCATCTTCCAAGCACTCTGACACTCATCACAGTCTCCATCAACCCAAACCCCCATCTGATGAGCCATGTCAGCCATGTTCTCAATTGTCAATCGGTTTGGACTTTTTTTGATGATGTCACCCACAGATGACTGCAGGATTTTGACAAATTCTGCATCATTCTGCTTATTTTTCACAATCACGTTTTTTTCATTGATACTGCAGTTTCTGATAAGTTTTTTCAATGTGTCTACTCTGAACATTTTTCTTTGAGAGTTGACAACCAGAAATAACTCTGCCTTAGTTTTTTTGCTTTTCAAGATCTTGAAGAAATCTGCCTCTAAGTCATCAGTGAAAATGTAAACTGCCACTGATGTTTGACACAGAAAGGAGAACTCTGTTTCAAAGGACCTGATGTCTCCTCTGAGATTGGCCACCGCCACAGGCTTAGTGAACATGTCTATGTTTCTGTTCCCACATGGAAAGTACCAGCTGATTTCAACGAGGCCATCTGAGATTTGTCGAGATGCATTTCCACATTCCATATCATGATGAACAAAAGTGTCATGGTACTGTTGAGGGTTACTTAGCAACTTGTTCAAGCTCTGAGACTTGGACAAGCTGCTCTCTCCTAACCTAACAAAGGACACCATCGGAATATCAGAGAGAACTACTCTCTCTTCCACAAAAGCCTTTGTGGCTGCTTGTGAAGACGATCTGAACTTCTTCACTATGTCCCTCAAGGCCCACAGCATCAAAGTGCTTCGTTCTGTGTCACAGTTGGGCAGCAAAAGAGGAACAGCAAACTGACACATGGACATTTTCTGGACCATCTCCTGCTGCAGGAAACcatctgaacacagaaacagggcAGTAATCAGGTCCAGTGGATTAACGACATTACTGCTCTCAGTGTCAGTGTCCAGGTTGTCTACATCACAATAGGAAACCTCCTGGTCAGTGGTCAGACATTTCACACTCCTAGCATTCACATTTGCCATCATTAATTTCTTCAGGAAGGCCCCTGGAAGTGACTGCATAGTGGTAAGAGGTTCATCTGATGTAGTATCAGCATTTATCTCAAGGACAGTACTTAACGTCAGCTTGTTTTCATAATGATCTTCTAGTCCAGTCTTTGACAACAGCTCCCTGAGAAAAGGTCCTGTGAATATAAATGAAAAGAGAGCCATGATTACAAATCCTCTTCAACGTGTAGCAGAAAAGCACACTAACAGGTGTTTTACACTGAACTATGGATGAAGTTAAAGCAAGCAGAGGCAGACCATCTC
This genomic interval from Salvelinus alpinus chromosome 6, SLU_Salpinus.1, whole genome shotgun sequence contains the following:
- the LOC139579407 gene encoding up-regulator of cell proliferation-like, with the translated sequence MTKARESKPRKEGSSGETTQEEDPVTLTTQVPPNPGKLAQERLQRFQCPPEVLGERIVNKEEAERPHPEILAPSFSKPEKGLREKTHQGQHGEQKELEEKQPMTKARESKPRKEGSSGETTQGPFLRELLSKTGLEDHYENKLTLSTVLEINADTTSDEPLTTMQSLPGAFLKKLMMANVNARSVKCLTTDQEVSYCDVDNLDTDTESSNVVNPLDLITALFLCSDGFLQQEMVQKMSMCQFAVPLLLPNCDTERSTLMLWALRDIVKKFRSSSQAATKAFVEERVVLSDIPMVSFVRLGESSLSKSQSLNKLLSNPQQYHDTFVHHDMECGNASRQISDGLVEISWYFPCGNRNIDMFTKPVAVANLRGDIRSFETEFSFLCQTSVAVYIFTDDLEADFFKILKSKKTKAELFLVVNSQRKMFRVDTLKKLIRNCSINEKNVIVKNKQNDAEFVKILQSSVGDIIKKSPNRLTIENMADMAHQMGVWVDGDCDECQSAWKMADEITRNITDTIKFKNETLPLQGQIWKELSHLEKERCRLRKAGDQNIEHYKSSLKKKEEELREKQHTFDMSDAMASFMLGMSRSGAERSYFLRWMRINLDNLSRQNLSALRDRYKDLCQNSQEKKYDIKDLDKQLSDCSLGLEHFLRELGQLYEASCSLPEDSPQRKQMEHLPGLCAQMLLDGFPIELLDGDASNIPLKWISSVLTQLHTLVDSNSKIRVVTVLGLQSTGKSTLLNTMFGVQFAVSSGRCTRGAFMLLIKVHKDLKEELKCDFIMVIDTEGLKSPELSQLDDSYEHENELATLVIGLSDVTIINMAMENSTEMKDILQIVVHAFIRMKEVGKKPICHFVHQNVSDVSAHDNNMRDRKKLLEQLNEMTQAAARMEKKENITKFTDVMEYDPDTSCCYIPGLWHGTPPMAPVNAGYIEAVYNFKKTLMKDFRICQRNDDLTHFLKWTQSLWEAVKFEKFIFSFRNSLVADAYTRLCSEYNGWEWTFQKEMYNWMVSAETKISNIVMTDQHPQRSIRDVLQVLMREASGKLSLGEKEIQDNLVKYFEKQDDHVNLVEKFKEDFVSSAKTLRRETENTVRNKLQEAVEIKEGMTELDDIKCSQASILEKKVLALLQTCKQNKSVLSDEALREVFERMWKKTLSEIKFRGLSRRHVAQDAFRILHDHLSMRSGYVNSMLVGNSLVDCGKTPFVVEPGDWWQKTTGFVMRLNRDHLRMKLQELCDNIIKKCQEFITQKVKSKTDYHDTYIKELLEIIDQTSQQNKKRKVSEECEVKLKTHICGIAARTFQKKHDDFIAFNDPRKCLEQSKNKYLTDFIDLFHNRDQCLNKAEEFTKLLLPAVQDYVTKMIGPDVVDEVKTGKGSEGYSTRGAFQFSILKQLLTDGEYEKYSEYINRYERFVKDWLIDHIVQQLSKDNRLEKLENKHLSEIVKIITAEISNIRNTTHTVKYIKTFIQNMCCALEEKLVFPKDALDSIMTLNYSANTEQFADDLTGFVGKMEQSLAAKYDKGGDIKERLRSLPFKPQDKMFTSLFGCGKQCPFCGAPCEAGGKEHAKHFTSIHRPQGITGWVNLKTTVLRTDICSSSVISDRKFNTNLNEGKPHLYKDYQTYYPDWIITGDSSIEASDYWKYVMATFNERIAKDTNALPADIPEDWKTLTYDDVLKSLKNAFNVK